A genomic stretch from Chitinivibrionales bacterium includes:
- a CDS encoding AMP-binding protein, with translation MVFRPELSWEFLSADEIQKRTLRALRNHVRHLKEVSIYYQEQLKDITPDDITSFDEFHKLPFTEKSIVAEKTGNFLGVSEEHVVETVITSGSTGKPMAFSLTASDLDRLAYNEALCFYGAGVTAKDRVQIFVSLDRLSIAGIASYRGLTMLGANTARIGVLSADMQHQYLEMLKPSVIIGVPSGLKKLATELNDRNFDTRNSSITRLFCIGESVRSQDMQLNTLGKSLEEMYRAQVFSTYGNTELSIAYCECTTQRGGHAHPELVYTEIVDDEGKCVPDGTPGELVATSLGVEGMPLLRYRTGDITFKISDTCACGRNACRIGPILARKSQMIKIRGASVYPSIIAGVLDEFDEIDDFIIILEGNNSSSDQVTIHAAVSPSMVPSISERLRSQARVHLPILVSNKATIQSMRGESRNKIQVIDKRIK, from the coding sequence TTGGTTTTTAGACCCGAACTTTCATGGGAATTTCTTTCAGCAGATGAGATTCAAAAGCGTACCCTTCGGGCCCTGCGTAATCACGTACGGCATTTGAAAGAGGTGTCGATTTATTATCAGGAACAGCTCAAAGATATCACACCTGATGACATTACTTCCTTCGATGAATTCCACAAGCTTCCCTTTACGGAAAAGAGCATTGTGGCTGAAAAGACCGGAAACTTTCTCGGTGTTTCTGAAGAACATGTCGTCGAGACGGTAATTACCAGCGGTTCGACCGGCAAGCCAATGGCTTTTTCGCTCACCGCGTCCGACCTGGACCGTCTGGCTTACAATGAAGCTCTCTGTTTTTATGGGGCGGGAGTGACCGCAAAAGATCGTGTCCAGATTTTTGTTTCTCTCGACCGGCTTTCTATCGCCGGCATTGCCTCTTATCGGGGCCTGACCATGCTGGGAGCTAATACTGCCCGAATCGGTGTATTGTCCGCCGATATGCAGCACCAGTATCTCGAAATGCTCAAGCCGAGTGTTATCATAGGTGTTCCGTCGGGTCTTAAAAAACTGGCAACCGAATTAAACGACCGGAATTTCGACACACGCAATTCGAGCATCACCCGTCTCTTCTGTATCGGAGAAAGTGTCCGCTCGCAGGACATGCAGCTCAATACCCTGGGAAAAAGCCTCGAAGAAATGTATCGGGCGCAGGTATTTTCTACCTACGGTAACACCGAACTTTCGATTGCTTACTGTGAATGTACGACCCAACGGGGTGGCCATGCTCATCCGGAACTGGTATATACTGAAATTGTTGATGATGAAGGAAAATGTGTCCCCGACGGGACCCCGGGAGAACTGGTCGCTACGTCACTGGGTGTTGAAGGGATGCCGCTGCTGCGCTATCGGACCGGCGACATTACCTTCAAGATCAGTGATACGTGTGCTTGTGGAAGAAATGCCTGCCGTATCGGTCCGATCCTTGCACGAAAATCACAGATGATCAAAATCAGAGGCGCCAGCGTTTATCCATCGATTATTGCCGGTGTACTCGATGAGTTTGATGAAATCGATGATTTTATTATCATCCTTGAAGGAAATAATTCATCCTCAGATCAGGTAACGATTCATGCCGCAGTATCACCGAGTATGGTCCCTTCCATATCGGAGCGGCTTCGGAGCCAGGCACGGGTCCATCTTCCCATCCTGGTCTCAAACAAAGCAACCATACAATCGATGAGGGGTGAAAGCCGGAATAAAATCCAGGTAATCGACAAAAGAATAAAGTAG
- the radC gene encoding DNA repair protein RadC, producing the protein MAEISSEGHRRRLLERYRNNGLSSLQDYEIIELLLTYIIPRKDTKKTAKALLGNHRNISELLHVDPAELRKAPGITERGAALFTLLRDIIAYCLKEKYESKPIITHRKDVEEYLRFHYGNQKTEYIAVIYLDNAHRIIATEKVSEGTTNQCVIYPRTILEQALQKKAASLILAHNHPGGTLECSEADWKITKRLFQICKLLETPLLDHIIISKEKVISLRELPRWPN; encoded by the coding sequence ATGGCGGAGATTTCCTCTGAAGGGCACAGGAGACGGCTTCTCGAACGATACAGGAATAACGGGTTATCCTCCCTTCAGGACTATGAAATAATCGAACTGCTGCTAACGTATATAATCCCCCGCAAGGACACGAAAAAAACGGCCAAGGCTCTCCTGGGCAATCATAGAAATATCAGTGAACTGCTCCATGTCGATCCTGCCGAACTCCGCAAAGCCCCCGGAATAACCGAACGCGGCGCCGCCCTTTTTACCCTGCTGAGGGATATTATCGCCTACTGTCTCAAAGAAAAATATGAAAGCAAACCCATAATCACTCATCGCAAAGATGTTGAAGAGTATCTCCGATTTCACTACGGCAACCAGAAAACCGAATATATTGCAGTTATCTATCTCGACAACGCACACAGAATCATAGCAACCGAGAAAGTATCTGAAGGAACTACGAATCAATGTGTCATTTATCCTCGTACTATACTGGAACAGGCACTGCAGAAGAAAGCGGCATCGCTGATACTGGCCCATAACCATCCGGGGGGCACGCTGGAATGTTCCGAAGCCGACTGGAAAATCACTAAGCGGTTGTTTCAGATCTGCAAACTTCTGGAAACACCGCTTCTGGATCATATTATTATATCAAAGGAAAAAGTAATCAGTTTAAGAGAACTACCTCGATGGCCCAATTAA
- the fabH gene encoding beta-ketoacyl-ACP synthase III, whose amino-acid sequence MSTERFTTALRLPAQAAAETEATLIKWHISPGDTFTKGKVLAEAESAKSSFTFEAPCDGTVKSILCREGNTSSFDDPVIEIETDDISVKEPQSAPEALQSEEQLNTGMSVQLKENSDENSKTVGILGIGGYLPKTVVTNKDLLGEFPDVTEDYIFGVTGIRERRWANPDERPSDMALIASQEAIKKSGMKAEDIDAIILSTTTPDFVMPATACILQQKLGLRGIPAFDLNAACSGWLYAISVARGMIYTGTARNILTCAVDMQSRLLDKKDKSSLFLFGDGAGAAVISATDSGHTIQREFITADSQGLRMARREYPGYELPENTDSFDPCIRIDGRALFKFATDSFSSIIREVVEKSGWKPEEINWVVPHQANGRILKAAATKSGIPFERFYLNIDRVGNTSSASIPLALIEIEKYLKKNDKIVFCTVGAGITAAAMSIKW is encoded by the coding sequence TGGCATATCTCACCCGGCGATACTTTCACTAAAGGGAAGGTGCTTGCAGAAGCCGAAAGTGCAAAATCATCATTTACCTTTGAAGCACCCTGCGACGGGACTGTTAAATCAATCCTGTGCCGGGAAGGAAACACCTCGAGTTTCGATGATCCGGTGATTGAAATTGAAACGGACGATATATCGGTCAAAGAACCGCAATCCGCCCCGGAAGCACTTCAATCTGAAGAACAGCTGAACACCGGCATGTCGGTTCAACTTAAAGAAAATTCCGATGAAAATTCAAAGACTGTCGGCATACTAGGTATCGGAGGCTATCTTCCTAAAACAGTCGTCACCAACAAAGACCTCCTGGGCGAATTTCCTGATGTAACCGAAGATTATATCTTTGGTGTCACCGGTATCAGAGAACGTCGGTGGGCAAACCCCGATGAGCGACCTTCCGATATGGCCCTGATCGCATCACAGGAAGCGATCAAAAAATCCGGCATGAAGGCCGAGGATATTGATGCGATTATTTTATCGACCACTACTCCCGATTTTGTCATGCCAGCAACAGCATGTATCCTCCAGCAGAAACTTGGGTTGCGTGGAATTCCTGCTTTCGACCTCAATGCAGCCTGTTCCGGATGGCTCTATGCTATCTCGGTGGCCCGGGGGATGATTTATACCGGAACCGCACGAAACATTCTGACATGCGCAGTCGACATGCAGTCGCGGCTTCTGGATAAAAAAGACAAAAGCTCGCTATTCCTTTTTGGTGACGGCGCCGGGGCGGCGGTCATTTCGGCCACCGATTCGGGACATACAATACAACGAGAGTTTATCACCGCGGATTCTCAGGGACTTCGCATGGCCCGGCGGGAATACCCCGGCTACGAATTGCCCGAAAACACCGACTCATTCGATCCCTGTATTCGGATTGACGGCCGCGCACTGTTCAAATTCGCTACCGACAGCTTCTCTTCTATTATCCGTGAGGTTGTCGAAAAAAGCGGCTGGAAACCCGAAGAAATCAACTGGGTCGTTCCCCATCAGGCAAACGGCAGAATCCTGAAAGCGGCGGCGACAAAAAGCGGAATACCTTTTGAACGATTTTATTTAAATATCGACCGGGTAGGCAATACCTCGAGCGCGAGCATACCACTGGCCCTGATCGAAATCGAAAAATATCTCAAGAAAAACGATAAGATAGTATTCTGTACTGTCGGGGCCGGCATTACCGCCGCGGCCATGTCGATTAAATGGTAA